A part of Blastococcus sp. Marseille-P5729 genomic DNA contains:
- a CDS encoding extracellular solute-binding protein — protein sequence MARPTRTARQTARPRRRAAAMIAAGLAAATLTACSAADGKPTLTWYVNPDGEQTNRATAERCSTDEYSIDVQLLPTDASQQRVQAARRLAAEDAGIDLMSLDPVFVPEFANAGFLAEIPSEYEDQAVGEDVVGGIADTVKWEDKVYGIPQWANTQVMWYSKSLAEQAGLDMSQPVTWEQIITAAAENDGTVGVQAKKYEAYAVWINALVMGAGGEIATDLEAGADAQIEIDSDAGKQAAAVVEMLASSPAAQSDLTNANEGTVLPYLFQNGGGFMMNWTFVYKGAGYTDEQIEDLGWARYPQTVAGQESRPPVGGIDIGVNAASDDLDFALEAAACVADDQSQIDLATTDGLMPAKLSLYEAPELTESYPADLLQLFAESLDAGGPRPVSAVWNDMSLAIQTSWHPPTEVNENTPSESAEFIKAVLNGEALV from the coding sequence ATGGCCCGACCGACGAGGACCGCGCGGCAGACGGCGCGGCCGCGCAGAAGGGCGGCCGCAATGATCGCGGCCGGCCTGGCGGCGGCGACGCTCACCGCCTGCAGCGCCGCCGATGGAAAACCTACACTCACGTGGTACGTCAACCCGGACGGCGAGCAGACCAACCGGGCGACCGCCGAACGATGCAGCACCGACGAGTACTCGATCGACGTCCAGCTGCTGCCGACCGACGCCTCCCAGCAGCGTGTGCAGGCCGCCCGCCGGCTGGCGGCAGAGGACGCCGGGATCGACCTGATGAGCCTGGATCCGGTTTTCGTGCCGGAGTTCGCCAACGCGGGCTTCCTCGCCGAGATTCCCTCGGAGTACGAGGACCAGGCGGTCGGTGAGGACGTCGTCGGCGGCATCGCGGACACTGTGAAATGGGAGGACAAGGTCTACGGCATCCCGCAGTGGGCGAACACGCAGGTGATGTGGTACTCCAAGTCGCTTGCGGAGCAGGCCGGGCTCGACATGAGCCAGCCGGTCACCTGGGAGCAGATCATCACCGCGGCGGCCGAGAACGACGGCACGGTCGGCGTCCAGGCCAAGAAGTACGAGGCGTACGCCGTCTGGATCAACGCCCTCGTGATGGGCGCCGGCGGCGAGATCGCGACCGATCTCGAGGCCGGGGCCGACGCCCAGATCGAGATCGACTCGGACGCCGGAAAGCAGGCAGCGGCCGTCGTCGAGATGCTGGCCAGCTCGCCCGCGGCGCAGTCGGACCTGACGAACGCGAACGAGGGAACCGTGCTGCCGTACCTGTTCCAGAACGGCGGCGGGTTCATGATGAACTGGACCTTCGTCTACAAGGGCGCGGGATACACGGACGAGCAGATCGAGGATCTCGGCTGGGCCCGCTACCCGCAGACCGTGGCAGGCCAGGAGTCACGCCCGCCGGTCGGTGGCATCGACATCGGGGTGAACGCGGCGTCCGACGATCTCGACTTCGCGCTCGAGGCCGCGGCGTGCGTGGCCGACGACCAGTCGCAGATCGACCTGGCGACCACCGACGGCCTGATGCCCGCGAAGCTGTCGCTCTACGAGGCGCCCGAGCTGACCGAGTCATACCCCGCCGATCTGCTGCAGCTGTTCGCGGAGTCGCTGGACGCCGGTGGTCCTCGCCCAGTGTCCGCCGTGTGGAACGACATGTCGCTGGCGATCCAGACCTCGTGGCACCCGCCGACCGAGGTCAACGAGAACACTCCGTCGGAGTCGGCGGAGTTCATCAAGGCGGTCCTCAACGGAGAGGCGTTGGTGTGA
- a CDS encoding carbohydrate ABC transporter permease, which produces MNLRKIGMVLGFLLIMVWCLLPVAWIISLSFKSQESITAGSPGFFPKEGGFAGWENYQALLTGDHSSFVKAIINSIGISLISTLLSVIVATLAAYAVARLEFKGKKFVLWVALAIAMFPVVSLVSPLFDLWSNIGLFDTWLGLIIPYMSFTLPLAIWTLSAFFREIPWEMEQAAQVDGATSWQAFRKVIVPLAAPGVFTTAILTFFFAWNDFVFGISLTSSDNARPIPAAMSFLVGSDPFNPPSSLLAAAAVIGTVPIIIIVLLFQRKIVAGLTSGAVKG; this is translated from the coding sequence ATGAACCTACGCAAGATAGGAATGGTGCTCGGCTTCCTGCTGATCATGGTCTGGTGCCTGCTGCCGGTGGCCTGGATCATCTCGCTGTCGTTCAAGTCGCAGGAGTCGATCACGGCCGGCAGCCCCGGCTTCTTTCCCAAGGAGGGCGGCTTCGCCGGCTGGGAGAACTACCAGGCGCTGCTGACCGGCGACCACTCCAGCTTCGTGAAGGCGATCATCAACTCGATCGGCATCTCGCTGATCTCGACGCTGCTGTCGGTCATCGTCGCGACGCTCGCGGCGTACGCCGTGGCCCGCCTGGAGTTCAAGGGCAAGAAGTTCGTGCTGTGGGTGGCGCTGGCGATCGCGATGTTCCCGGTCGTGTCGCTGGTCAGCCCGCTGTTCGACCTGTGGAGCAACATCGGGCTGTTCGACACCTGGCTCGGCCTGATCATCCCGTACATGTCGTTCACGCTGCCGCTGGCGATCTGGACCCTGTCGGCCTTCTTCCGGGAGATCCCGTGGGAGATGGAGCAGGCGGCCCAGGTCGACGGCGCCACGTCATGGCAGGCGTTCCGCAAGGTGATCGTCCCGCTCGCGGCCCCCGGTGTGTTCACCACCGCGATCCTGACGTTCTTCTTCGCCTGGAACGACTTCGTCTTTGGAATCTCGCTGACCTCGAGCGACAACGCGCGGCCGATCCCGGCAGCGATGTCCTTCCTCGTCGGCTCCGATCCGTTCAACCCGCCGTCCTCTCTGCTGGCGGCGGCCGCGGTGATCGGTACCGTTCCGATCATCATCATCGTCCTGTTGTTCCAGCGAAAGATCGTCGCCGGTCTGACCTCCGGCGCAGTGAAGGGCTAA
- a CDS encoding carbohydrate ABC transporter permease — translation MSTYTAPPEDLDRQVDRKADRRAKNAESDRLKAENRLGQKLVLPAVILMLFVTAWPMLQALWLSLFEYRLTSPDDREMVGLSNYGAIFTDPIFWRDTANTVMIMVVTVAVEFVIGLAFALIMHRVIFARGLIRTSILIPYGIITVVSAFAWQFAFSANNGFVNYWLPFVEDNFDWFGSYGSSMIAIMISEIWKTTPFMSLLLLAGLAQVSEDTLEAAKVDGATWWQRLYKVILPNMRSAIMVAVLFRALDAYRIFDNIYVMTRGANNTESVSFLTYRQSIELLNLGMGSALSVVLFLSVLAIAALLVKIFRVDLAQARGES, via the coding sequence ATGAGCACGTACACCGCACCCCCTGAGGACCTCGACCGCCAGGTCGACCGGAAGGCCGACCGCAGGGCCAAGAACGCCGAGTCGGACCGGCTGAAGGCCGAGAACCGGCTCGGGCAGAAGCTTGTGCTGCCGGCGGTCATCCTGATGCTGTTCGTGACCGCATGGCCGATGCTCCAGGCACTCTGGCTCTCGCTGTTCGAGTATCGGCTCACCTCTCCGGACGACCGGGAGATGGTGGGGCTGAGCAACTACGGCGCAATCTTCACCGACCCGATCTTCTGGCGCGACACCGCCAACACCGTGATGATCATGGTCGTCACGGTCGCGGTCGAGTTCGTCATCGGTCTGGCGTTCGCGCTGATCATGCACCGCGTGATCTTCGCCCGCGGGCTGATCCGCACGTCGATCCTGATCCCCTACGGGATCATCACGGTCGTCTCGGCGTTCGCCTGGCAGTTCGCCTTCAGCGCCAACAACGGCTTCGTGAACTACTGGCTGCCGTTCGTCGAGGACAACTTCGACTGGTTCGGCAGCTACGGCTCGTCGATGATCGCGATCATGATCTCGGAGATCTGGAAGACGACCCCGTTCATGTCGCTGCTGCTGCTGGCCGGCCTGGCCCAGGTCTCCGAGGACACCCTCGAGGCCGCCAAGGTGGACGGCGCCACGTGGTGGCAGCGGCTGTACAAGGTGATCCTGCCGAACATGCGCTCGGCGATCATGGTCGCCGTCCTGTTCCGGGCCCTGGATGCCTACCGCATCTTCGACAACATCTACGTGATGACCCGGGGTGCGAACAACACGGAGTCGGTGTCCTTCCTGACCTACCGGCAGTCCATCGAGCTGCTGAACCTCGGCATGGGCTCGGCGCTGTCGGTGGTGCTCTTCCTCAGCGTGCTGGCGATCGCCGCGCTGCTGGTGAAGATATTCCGCGTCGATCTCGCGCAAGCCCGAGGGGAGAGCTGA